The nucleotide window CTTCTAATATTTGTGTAACATGGATATATGaattttgtatacaaattaTCTTGAtgtgaaaacatttattaaGTTCTCAAGGAGTCACTGTACTGTTTCATCTAACAGTCATGTTAACATTCCAATAGAATAACATGTGTATTATTAGATATTTGATTCTATTCATACCAGACAGTAGTTCATAGTAAATGGCTATAGCTTGAACCTTTCAACAAATTGGTGTATTATTCCTAACCAGCTGAAAAGGGAGAAATTGCAGTGCTTGGTTCCATTGCCGAATGGAGACCTCATGATGGCCCTAGTTACAGTGTCAATGAAACTCAGCAGCTGTTTTACCCTGGAGCCGACATTGGGCAGATGAAGATTGGATCGTTCTAGCAGAGGTGCCATTCATCCCTCTGCAAGATTGCTTCAGGCTTGGATTAAGTCCTAAAAATGAGTCTTGCAACGTCCTCCTTGGAGCCTTCAATGCCAACATATATGCGCACCCGAGGAGGACAACAACTGGGATCCCTCACCAAAGGCTCCTTGAGGGGGTCTAAACAATAGGTTATGCTTATATTTATCATCTGCCAACTCATTTTTTGTCAGAATTACAACTAGCAATGGAGAAACcttgaaaagaattttttcaattgtaatatTGGAGGAAAGTCAAAAAAACAAGTTCCTATTATTCAATTTGAACCAAAAGTGTAGTTGCAGATTAGTGAAACatgatcaaataaaaatagttcCATATCCAGTGGAAACACAACATAATCCAATCACTGAAACAACttgtaaatttcatattttagcAACTTGTCACATATTCTATCCTTTATTAACAACTAAGCACATGTTTTGTAATTTAAATAGAACATCATGAGTCACTAaggtttattatttaatattttcattttaacagTGTAGTAGTCAATGTAAAAATAGAAACTTACATCTTTTTTCCACAAGTGTGCACCTGTTTCACAGCCTATTTGACCCAAAAAGGCAGTGAAATCTGTAGTTCTCTTCTGACAACATGACCAATATTTCAATCCTTCGTGAAATATTGGAACACCAGGATGATAAGTGCAAACAGTTTCATTGGTATGTGGAccttcaaaaatatcaaatttatagataattatcatttagttcatttaaaaaaaaatgaatagttACCAAGTTTTCATATTGAGCTTCAAGCACATCTTCCCAGCATCGTTAGCTATATCctatattaaaattgaatgaaaaatttccaaactTACCCTCATAAGTTACTGCACAACCCCCATTTTTGCAAGTTGTACCTGCAGGTATTTCTCCAGTGTTTTcagttgaatttatttgttgtttggTTTCAAGTGTTTTGAGTTGCTGTTGAAGGGATGGTGCTATTTCTGGTTTCATTATaacctataataaaatttttaacagaaaattGTAATATTCATAGTTAATAAAATATAGCAATATTGCTCTTATTCACGTGAGAAATAAATTACTTACTAAAGGCGTGCTAAAAGGTGGCCTTTCTAAAGCAGTTGGAATAATTGGTTTAACTTCAATAACTTTGCTCTCATCCTCCTCTCTTATTTTAGGCTTTTCTGGTTCTATTGGTTTTAtatttgagtgtttagataaaGTACAACCTTTTATATTCAGGAACTCCGTAAAAtcagtacattttttattacagCAACCCCATCCTTTATAAGCATCATGAAAAACTGGCTGGCCCGGGTGATGTCTGCAAGAATCTATGTAATTA belongs to Diorhabda carinulata isolate Delta chromosome X, icDioCari1.1, whole genome shotgun sequence and includes:
- the LOC130900830 gene encoding cysteine and histidine-rich domain-containing protein morgana, giving the protein MADETILLQCYNRGCGQKYDPNNNKDDSCRHHPGQPVFHDAYKGWGCCNKKCTDFTEFLNIKGCTLSKHSNIKPIEPEKPKIREEDESKVIEVKPIIPTALERPPFSTPLVIMKPEIAPSLQQQLKTLETKQQINSTENTGEIPAGTTCKNGGCAVTYEGPHTNETVCTYHPGVPIFHEGLKYWSCCQKRTTDFTAFLGQIGCETGAHLWKKDTGDNTTVQCRWDFHQTGSHVVVSIYAKEYNPAESVVKLNPIRMYAKLVFPLQSNAMFLLDVELKGIVNVEASQVTMYGTKVEIKMKKAQPGSWSKLGTEVTQEKAQQVNMGTEKIIPAVEAVSLDDL